A segment of the Lolium perenne isolate Kyuss_39 chromosome 3, Kyuss_2.0, whole genome shotgun sequence genome:
tagatatggaatatggaatggagttcgaatattgttcggagtctcggatgggatccaggacatcacgaggagttccggaatagtccggagaataagattcatatatgggaagtcactttccaagtctgggaatggtccggtgaatttatggaaggttgtagaaggttctagaatcattcgaaataaatcactatggcaggtagagtcccggagggactccaccagccctagccaaacccaccaagtgggaaggtggagtccaccatggactccaccatgTTGGCCGGCCAAAGAAGGAAAGGGAGAAATTCCTTTCCCTCCAGGTTTCCAATTTTGGTAAGTTTGGGAGTTGAACTCCAAAATGGTTTTGGGGGAACCCTAggttttccacctatatatagaggaggAGTGGGGAGGGGGCAGGCCACATCAAAGCAGCCGCACCTCCAAGGGGCTCCtaggccggcgccccaagccccctctctcccaaaccctagctactccctcctctctctccagCACTGCTTAcggtgaagccctgccggagatctccaccaccaccatcaccacaccatcgtgctggcgggattccgaggaggatctactacatccgttgcccgctggaacgggagaggatgtCTTCATCGACACAGTACATGTgatcgagtgcggaggtgctgcccgattgtggcaccatcaagatcttctacgcgctttttaaagcgccaagtgatcgactacatccaccacgagatttatctcgttaacgcttagcgatcttcgaggatatgttgatcttcacctcgttgctaccatctactagattagatctttgcttgttatttgttcttgcggtaggaatttttttgttttctatgctacaaatcccTACAAGCCCAGCCCAAAAAACTCGAGCCTGGGCCTGAAAATGTTCGCCCAACAACCGGGTTGGATAGCCCGAAAACCGTGTTTAACAAAGCGGCCTAACGAGCTTTGTGGGTATTTGGCCGGGCCAGGCTTGGGCCTGATTTTTGAGCGTCGGCCTTTTTTTTGGCATGGCTCGACACATGGCCAGGTATAGTTCAGGGTGTTGACCCTTGCTGGTTCGGGATAAATTTCGGGTGAATGCAGCATGGCTAAGTAGTGAAGCTCGATGCGAGTTCTCTATCGGGCAAGGCTTAGAGCCTTTTTCATATGAGGTGGAAAAGATTTTCAGGCCCTAGGGTAAGTATGTGTGGAGAGATTCTTGGGTCCTGCTAATCAATTTGTGTTAACTTTTTAAGAAAAGTTTGCACTAAAAGGATGCATGTGCATGGTTTCGATGCATAGGCATAGGCTACTTCCCCTTTTCTCGAGGAAAAGAAAAAGATCAACTTGCGTTCAATCGAGCATTTCCGTGTAAATATGGGTGATGTAACGGAGGTGGTGTTTTGACACATAGGTGCATATAAACTTATTATATGTGGTCTATATAATCGCACACAAATTTTCAGGTGAAAAGAAGATTttatgtggtctatataaaaaaagaaaaaaatatccTGTAAATGGTCATGTTTTGAACATTGAAATTTGTCATTTTTACACGGGACACAAAAAATGTTGTTTTTTTTTCCGAAAACTTATATGCAAAACATTTGTACATGCGcaattttatttcagaattttttgatatTTTAAAATGTGTTTTCACATAGTGGGTTTATATGCACCCATGAGCTAAAATGAATATCCATGATGTAACATACTACAGAGCTTCCACCTAGTTTCCATCCTAGCTAGTCAACATGAACAAATCATTTTCCGAGAAAACACAGGAAAGAACTGGTCTCTTTATCCCGAGAAGCTTGCCTGCCAAGGAAGCTCTGCCTCTGTGCTGAGTCGCCGGTCAATGATGCATTGCTCACAGGCCAAGAAAATTCCAACATGCCAAATGTAACCGCAAGGTCAGATGCTCAGCTCTACATACTGAAATGTGGGCCAAAGTTGTTGCTGCCCCCACATGTCAGTCACCTGCAGCCTTCCGGCGCGCGGTAGGCTACTCGGCCGCGCGTGCGCGTGCGTCACTGCAGATGGAACGCGACACCGTTGTCCGTTTGCCACGGGCGCAAGCCGCGCAAGTGCAGGGGCGACCACGTGCTTGGATGGAGACAAATACTGTTGTAATATTGCAATGATCAGAGTAAAGAAACGTGAGATCGGGTGACGAGCTTCGAGCGGCCAACCTTCCGGTGGAAGTTTTGGGGCCCTATAAAACGGCCGCCAAGAGCAACTGCTTTTCCAACGGAAACACACAGCACCCATCAGAGCAGCCGAGCTTTTCAAACCAGAGAGAGAGAGCTGAGAGAGAAAGAAAGAACAAGGATTGCTGTTGTAGCAAGGTAGCTTAGCTTCAGCCATGGGGTTCTGCTGCGGGCCTTCGGATGTCCAAGTGCTCCCCAAAaacgcctcctcctcgtcatcatcatcctcctcctcgtcgtcatctgcTAACAGCTCTGGGAAGAAGAAGCAGCCAGAGCAGGGGAAACACCAAGCTGTGAAGCAGGGCGAGgtgaaggagaagaagaggagcaACCTCGACCGAGCTGCCCTGACCACGCCCCACTTCCCCTTCCATTCTCGCCCCGGCCTCATGTAATGACCTGAGGAGTTCAGCCTCTGGTCGGTGTTAGCAAATAGGAACTAGGATGACTTCGGTTCTTCCGTTGAATTTCTGATATCTATTGGTGTTGTGTTCTATTCATTCATGGGGTTTGGTTGTACTGGATGAGCCAATTGGTGCTGTTTCTTGTTAATTTACTATTTTGTTCACTGTCACTAAGATGCATGTGTTTCCTCGCTTCTTTTGTTGGATTACTACTCCCCTGCCTTGACTTAATTCGCAAGACCAGGTGGCCAAGGCTGATGGAATCAGCTTCTGATCTGAGCTTTGCTTCAATAGCTGGGAAGACAAAGTCTACTTCCTAGGACACAACAGTAAGCAAAAGCAAAGGTCAATGTCAAAACAAAAACAATTTTAAATCATGCAGGCGCAGCGACACAACAAGAAGTAGGCAACGGctcttgcttttttttttttttttttttttttgaaacggggcaGAAGGTTTGCCCCTATCTATCAATTAAGAAGAGATATACCCATGTAATTATCGAAAAATCGGACGAAAACCGTTACAACAAAACCACAAGCGGAGAATTGGTCGATTGTCAGGTACATTCATGGCTCAAATCGTTCAGCTTAATTTCATAGAAGATACATCAAATGTGATTTGCGCGAATGGTTTGCTCCAGCAACAGGTACTTACTATCAGATAT
Coding sequences within it:
- the LOC127338941 gene encoding uncharacterized protein: MGFCCGPSDVQVLPKNASSSSSSSSSSSSSANSSGKKKQPEQGKHQAVKQGEVKEKKRSNLDRAALTTPHFPFHSRPGLM